The following proteins are co-located in the Xiphophorus maculatus strain JP 163 A chromosome 24, X_maculatus-5.0-male, whole genome shotgun sequence genome:
- the LOC102220458 gene encoding sentrin-specific protease 7 isoform X5, with amino-acid sequence MHDGKPPGIRATRQPFRSYVQTLLGLDRSCRGGALSANHGSAGSWSSQWQQRFSNCRGSSRRASGRLLQSEDSSGLQSPPQKKVSSPSTPHKRISVKAVDYLEEQRAQVDAGKLSSSPPQRKVDPAENGKEKKNSSSVGPEETSEDEFVSPSSSSSSSTMKTALTPKMARRRLRADQEDVMETQRRRWRTFRDRKTLAASGLRQKKSRLDPSEAIVLSSEEEEDDEGQRTSRWVNGAGHTEKTQVLLGSSPPFFLQLEFCSLHSGLMEADARGAMKIAEYGITFPVKGTEDTEVTVVASQLRGYGVWDGGVAMGGALLAGWKGPAPSLLFLWVSAAQANLLQRELSLIQKSSSRANAPPCSFLLLMLKEQLSEMQAALLASILDTEEYHQHRSSSSPIDWSQGLLLLHSCPAPLDRHLLRLLGHSAKPGQSSAAQRNSAGQQPTRLIQYPLVPCIGRMTLTQEDLDCLDAGEFLNDVIIDFYLKYLLLEGVGGTVAQRSHVFSSFFYKQLSCRRAAGESDAPSVPDHHTRHQRVKTWTRDVDIFSKDFLFVPVNKAAHWFLVVVCFPGLEDVRTEEFLSGAGGSERAAAEPRPRSQLPPCSLLGCQKKTVTKRPCILVMDSLKLSSHDDVCRLIRGYLQVEWEVRRKTRRLFAPASMRSCTCSVPQQDNGSDCGVYLLQFAESFLQNPVVDFDPPLRLEGWFPRQQARQKRNEIRSLLLRLERAQLSEQNQDPEF; translated from the exons ATGCATGATGGGAAACCACCTGGAATAAG gGCGACGCGGCAACCGTTCAGGAGCTACGTCCAAACTCTGCTAGGTCTGGACAGGTCCTGCAGGGGTGGAGCTTTATCAGCCAATCACGGGTCGGCAGGAAGCTGGAGCAGCCAATGGCAGCAGAGATTCTCTAACTG cagggggagctcCAGAAGAGCGTCTGGCCGTCTGCTGCAGTCGGAGGACTCCTCAGGTCTCCAGTCTCCACCACAGAAGAAAGTTTCCAGTCCGTCCACGCCGCATAAACGCATCTCTGTGAAGGCTGTGGACTACCTGGAAGAGCAGAGAGCACAGGTGGATGCTGGGAAGTTGAGTTCTTCTCCGCCGCAGAGGAAAGTGGACCCGGCCGAAAACGGGAAG GAGAAGAAGAACTCGTCCAGCGTTGGACCGGAGGAGACGTCTGAGGACGAGTTCGTGTCTCCGtccagctcctcttcctcctccactaTGAAGACGGCGTTGACGCCAAAGATGGCCAGGAGGAGGCTGCGTGCGGACCAGGAGGACGTGATGGAGACTCAGAGACGCAGGTGGAGGACGTTCAGAGACAGGAAGACGCTGGCTGCTTCAGGTCTTAGACAGAAGAAGTCCAGACTGGATCCCAGTGAAGCCA TCGTCCTGTCcagtgaagaggaggaggacgatgAAGGACAGAGGACATCCAGATGGGTTAACGGAGCAGGACACACCGAGAAGACGCAG GTTCTGCTGGGTTCTTCTCCGCCGTTCTTCCTGCAGCTGGAGTTTTGCTCGCTCCACTCCGGCCTGATGGAGGCTGACGCTCGTGGCGCTATGAAG ATCGCTGAATATGGGATCACCTTCCCAGTGAAAG GAACGGAGGACACCGAGGTGACTGTGGTGGCGTCTCAGCTCCGGGGCTACGGCGTCTGGGACGGGGGCGTGGCGATGGGCGGGGCTCTGCTGGCCGGATGGaaaggccccgccccctcgctGCTCTTCCTCTGGGTGTCGGCGGCTCAGGCCAACCTCCTGCAGAGGGAGCTGTCGCTCATCCAGAAGTCCAGCTCCAGAGCTAACG CGCCGCCTTGCTCCTTCCTCCTGCTGATGCTGAAGGAGCAGCTGTCGGAGATGCAGGCCGCTCTGCTGGCCTCCATCTTGGACACGGAGGAGTACCATCAGCaccgctcctcttcctcccccatCGACTGGTCCCAGggcctgctgctgctccacagCTGTCCCGCTCCACTGGACCGGCACCTGCTGCGCCTGCTGGGACACTCTGCT AAGCCGGGTCAGTCCAGCGCAGCTCAGAGGAACTCTGCTGGTCAGCAGCCCACCAG GCTGATCCAGTACCCTCTGGTTCCATGTATCGGTCGGATGACGCTGACGCAGGAAGACCTGGACTGTCTGGATGCCGGGGAGTTCCTGAACGATGTCATCATCGACTTCTACCTCAA GTACCTGCTCCTGGAGGGCGTGGGCGGTACGGTGGCCCAGAGGAGTCACGTCTTCAGCAGTTTCTTCTACAAGCAGCTGAGCTGCCGGCGAGCGGCTGGAGAGAGCGACGCCCCCTCTGTCCC CGACCATCACACGAGGCATCAGAGGGTGAAGACGTGGACGCGGGACGTGGACATTTTCTCCAaagacttcctgtttgtgcCTGTTAACAAAGC AGCCCACTGGTTCCTGGTGGTGGTCTGTTTCCCCGGACTGGAGGACGTTCGGACCGAGGAGTTCTTGAGTGGAGCAG GTGGATCCGAACGGGCTGCAGCAGAACCGCGCCCCAGGTCCCAGCTGCCACCG TGCTCCCTGCTGGGCTGTCAGAAGAAAACCGTCACCAAGAG GCCGTGCATCCTGGTCATGGATTCCCTGAAACTTTCCAGCCACGACGACGTCTGCCGACTCATCAGAGG CTACCTGCAGGTGGAGTGGGAGGTTCGGAGGAAGACTCGGCGCCTCTTCGCCCCCGCCTCCATGCGGAGCTGCACCTGCAGCGTTCCTCAGCAGGACAACGGCAGCGACTGCGGCGTCTACCTGCTGCAGTTCGCCGAGAGCTTCCTGCAG AACCCCGTCGTCGACTTCGACCCGCCGCTGCGACTGGAGGGCTGGTTCCCACGGCAACAGGCGCGGCAGAAACGCAACGAGATCCGGAGTCTGCTCTTGAGGCTGGAGCGGGCCCAGCTGAGTGAACAGAACCAGGACCCCGAGTTCTGA
- the LOC102220458 gene encoding sentrin-specific protease 7 isoform X6: MKTALTPKMARRRLRADQEDVMETQRRRWRTFRDRKTLAASGLRQKKSRLDPSEAIVLSSEEEEDDEGQRTSRWVNGAGHTEKTQVLLGSSPPFFLQLEFCSLHSGLMEADARGAMKIAEYGITFPVKGTEDTEVTVVASQLRGYGVWDGGVAMGGALLAGWKGPAPSLLFLWVSAAQANLLQRELSLIQKSSSRANAPPCSFLLLMLKEQLSEMQAALLASILDTEEYHQHRSSSSPIDWSQGLLLLHSCPAPLDRHLLRLLGHSAKPGQSSAAQRNSAGQQPTRLIQYPLVPCIGRMTLTQEDLDCLDAGEFLNDVIIDFYLKYLLLEGVGGTVAQRSHVFSSFFYKQLSCRRAAGESDAPSVPDHHTRHQRVKTWTRDVDIFSKDFLFVPVNKAAHWFLVVVCFPGLEDVRTEEFLSGAGGSERAAAEPRPRSQLPPCSLLGCQKKTVTKRPCILVMDSLKLSSHDDVCRLIRGYLQVEWEVRRKTRRLFAPASMRSCTCSVPQQDNGSDCGVYLLQFAESFLQNPVVDFDPPLRLEGWFPRQQARQKRNEIRSLLLRLERAQLSEQNQDPEF; encoded by the exons aTGAAGACGGCGTTGACGCCAAAGATGGCCAGGAGGAGGCTGCGTGCGGACCAGGAGGACGTGATGGAGACTCAGAGACGCAGGTGGAGGACGTTCAGAGACAGGAAGACGCTGGCTGCTTCAGGTCTTAGACAGAAGAAGTCCAGACTGGATCCCAGTGAAGCCA TCGTCCTGTCcagtgaagaggaggaggacgatgAAGGACAGAGGACATCCAGATGGGTTAACGGAGCAGGACACACCGAGAAGACGCAG GTTCTGCTGGGTTCTTCTCCGCCGTTCTTCCTGCAGCTGGAGTTTTGCTCGCTCCACTCCGGCCTGATGGAGGCTGACGCTCGTGGCGCTATGAAG ATCGCTGAATATGGGATCACCTTCCCAGTGAAAG GAACGGAGGACACCGAGGTGACTGTGGTGGCGTCTCAGCTCCGGGGCTACGGCGTCTGGGACGGGGGCGTGGCGATGGGCGGGGCTCTGCTGGCCGGATGGaaaggccccgccccctcgctGCTCTTCCTCTGGGTGTCGGCGGCTCAGGCCAACCTCCTGCAGAGGGAGCTGTCGCTCATCCAGAAGTCCAGCTCCAGAGCTAACG CGCCGCCTTGCTCCTTCCTCCTGCTGATGCTGAAGGAGCAGCTGTCGGAGATGCAGGCCGCTCTGCTGGCCTCCATCTTGGACACGGAGGAGTACCATCAGCaccgctcctcttcctcccccatCGACTGGTCCCAGggcctgctgctgctccacagCTGTCCCGCTCCACTGGACCGGCACCTGCTGCGCCTGCTGGGACACTCTGCT AAGCCGGGTCAGTCCAGCGCAGCTCAGAGGAACTCTGCTGGTCAGCAGCCCACCAG GCTGATCCAGTACCCTCTGGTTCCATGTATCGGTCGGATGACGCTGACGCAGGAAGACCTGGACTGTCTGGATGCCGGGGAGTTCCTGAACGATGTCATCATCGACTTCTACCTCAA GTACCTGCTCCTGGAGGGCGTGGGCGGTACGGTGGCCCAGAGGAGTCACGTCTTCAGCAGTTTCTTCTACAAGCAGCTGAGCTGCCGGCGAGCGGCTGGAGAGAGCGACGCCCCCTCTGTCCC CGACCATCACACGAGGCATCAGAGGGTGAAGACGTGGACGCGGGACGTGGACATTTTCTCCAaagacttcctgtttgtgcCTGTTAACAAAGC AGCCCACTGGTTCCTGGTGGTGGTCTGTTTCCCCGGACTGGAGGACGTTCGGACCGAGGAGTTCTTGAGTGGAGCAG GTGGATCCGAACGGGCTGCAGCAGAACCGCGCCCCAGGTCCCAGCTGCCACCG TGCTCCCTGCTGGGCTGTCAGAAGAAAACCGTCACCAAGAG GCCGTGCATCCTGGTCATGGATTCCCTGAAACTTTCCAGCCACGACGACGTCTGCCGACTCATCAGAGG CTACCTGCAGGTGGAGTGGGAGGTTCGGAGGAAGACTCGGCGCCTCTTCGCCCCCGCCTCCATGCGGAGCTGCACCTGCAGCGTTCCTCAGCAGGACAACGGCAGCGACTGCGGCGTCTACCTGCTGCAGTTCGCCGAGAGCTTCCTGCAG AACCCCGTCGTCGACTTCGACCCGCCGCTGCGACTGGAGGGCTGGTTCCCACGGCAACAGGCGCGGCAGAAACGCAACGAGATCCGGAGTCTGCTCTTGAGGCTGGAGCGGGCCCAGCTGAGTGAACAGAACCAGGACCCCGAGTTCTGA